The proteins below come from a single Lineus longissimus chromosome 5, tnLinLong1.2, whole genome shotgun sequence genomic window:
- the LOC135488396 gene encoding TPR repeat-containing protein DDB_G0287407-like isoform X1, which yields MGCGASATAAIPPQNTFGIKRDFKVIGVQTDPIKFADSKTTESHGGAQIITIPAGLSHHGVAYGAGGGSILKTPEDAWFAVCEDMEYKGQKLPLKDLVVKRSGWKTVRVFVSSTFKDFHHEREILVKEIFPDLRVWCQKRRIHLVECDLRWGIPKDSTSELTLRTCLGEIDRCYADNVKPFFLNMTSERIGWIPLPGEIPQNLVDEYQWVFGLSVTEMEIVHGAYRKDNPNSIFMLRDDTFLETVPAKHRNVFMDENPIAAEKISVLRNMLESRFPPNRLVRYGCMYQGFSANKIQLTLDTNFRNRIFEFFKERISIQYPLDEGTANDPYFISKEAHDSFMKQRCQNVFGRTEILEKISDYIDAPDTDVPMLILGGPGTGKSSIMAKVADDTVDRALKNRIPGGGKTGWHVFYHFVGAVPGSTDLEMLLKRMMKEIDVLNEANMPTDLEATAQFCCSILANTNTKPVVILIDALNQLDENPIAQVMTWLPRKLAPNVRIIMSMINETPQHVNLKARESKAKEIYAPPLDLKTRKEIVTEYLGMYNKRLDLDQMIGFLGKESSANPLWLSIACEELRMHGDYKGILDKINSFPDDLLDLLSQVLSRLENEQGGKLITATLCLLEVSTKGLLEGELLYLLDGIENIMNTRMNGQNGQKEKGEKESSEKEKNPFDEQLPAFKWASVYRHLCQFLRPYGDSGEGRLDFYHRTLSKAVRRKYFKMTTNNPDGDVDIYNLWARILADFFKYSDDWDRKVEEYPNLLLRLKDEDTLVEFLSKWEVMDRLYKKDFSTTLFFYWRKIGGGKRMEECYMAKLKNMENDPDVTKEQLLMRMEKVATILQQEGQYDGCKELALKCEKMIEEDPEFEGKIEVHVEIYYLLTKLWDSLLKLHEFMYRSMVPEEKRVIDYAKKTIELRRQLQGKDHKFLLGKHLIQLGFTSSSFALCGGDASKSPAIARQEGKDAISEAKEIFTELSERGMVAECLMTEAILQGTPNSEQRRLYEEAMALSKEVYGEYSVLTGRLYINTGIYWEETGNYNKAYEFFSNNYRVMREVFGDDHIKTSRAKHILQEPAYRRMALERGDDVPDA from the exons ATGGGTTGTGGGGCTTCAGCAACAGCAGCTATACCTCCTCAAAATACATTCGGAATCAAGAGAGACTTCAAAGTTATAGGCGTTCAAACTGACCCGATAAAGTTTGCAGACTCAAAAACTACTGAATCCCATGGTGGAGCTCAGATTATAACAATTCCTGCTGGATTGAGTCATCATGGTGTAGCCTATGGGGCTGGTGGAGGCTCCATTTTGAAAACACCAGAAGACGCTTG GTTTGCCGTTTGTGAAGATATGGAATACAAAGGCCAAAAGCTTCCTTTGAAAGATCTTGTTGTTAAACGTTCTGGATGGAAGACTGTGCGGGTATTTGTCTCATCAACCTTCAAGGATTTTCATCATGAGAGAGAGATTCTAGTCAAAGAG ATTTTCCCTGACCTTCGGGTTTGGTGTCAAAAAAGAAGAATCCACTTGGTTGAATGTGATCTTAGATGG GGTATACCAAAAGATTCGACCTCAGAGTTGACCCTCAGAACATGTCTCGGTGAAATTGACAGATGTTATGCCGATAACGTGAAGCCATTCTTCTTGAATATGACAAG TGAGAGGATCGGATGGATCCCGCTGCCCGGAGAGATTCCACAGAACCTTGTTGATGAGTACCAGTGGGTGTTTGGTCTGTCGGTAACAGAAATGGAGATAGTCCACGGAGCTTACCGGAAAGACAATCCAAACT CCATATTCATGCTCAGAGATGACACTTTCTTGGAGACAGTCCCGGCCAAACATCGTAATGTGTTCATGGACGAGAACCCAATTGCTGCTGAAAAGATTTCTGTACTTAGGAACATGCTTGAGTCGCGCTTCCCG CCGAATCGCCTTGTCAGATATGGCTGCATGTATCAGGGATTCAGTGCAAACAAGATCCAGTTGACTTTGGACACGAACTTCAGAAACAGG ATCTTTGAGTTCTTCAAGGAACGTATATCAATCCAGTATCCTCTGGATGAAGGGACAGCCAACGATCCGTACTTTATTTCCAAGGAAGCCCACGATTCGTTCATGAAACAAAGATGCCAAAATGTCTTTGGTAGAACAGAGATACTAGAGAAG ATCTCTGATTACATAGATGCACCAGACACAGATGTGCCAATGTTAATACTGGGTGGTCCAGGGACTGGGAAGTCCAGCATCATGGCCAAAGTAGCAGATGACACAGTTGACAGAGCTCTTAAGAATAGGATACCAGG TGGTGGTAAAACTGGCTGGCATGTGTTTTACCATTTTGTTGGAGCTGTGCCTGGTTCCACAGATCTCGAGATGCTTTTGAAGAGAATGATGAaggaaattgatgtcctcaac GAAGCCAACATGCCAACTGACCTTGAGGCTACAGCACAGTTCTGTTGCAGTATCCTGGCAAACACCAACACCAAACCTGTTGTCATACTCATAGATGCCCTCAATCAG CTGGATGAAAATCCTATTGCTCAGGTCATGACCTGGTTGCCACGGAAACTGGCTCCAAATGTACGCATCATTATGAGCATGATAAACGAAACACCCCAACATGTCAATCTCAAAGCAAGGGAAAGCAAGGCAAAGGAAATTTATGCACCACCCCTCGATCTGAAAACTCGGAAG GAAATTGTGACAGAGTACCTTGGAATGTATAACAAGCGTCTCGACCTTGATCAGATGATTGGTTTCCTTGGGAAGGAATCGTCAGCAAACCCTCTCTGGCTCTCCATTGCTTGTGAGGAGCTGAGGATGCATGGTGACTACAAGGGCATCCTGGACAAAATCAACAGCTTTCCTGATGATCTACTGGA CTTACTCAGTCAAGTTCTCAGTCGCCTCGAGAATGAACAAGGGGGAAAACTCATCACCGCTACATTATGCCTCCTCGAAGTCTCAACAAAAGGTCTCTTGGAGGGGGAGTTACTATATCTGCTAGACGGTATTGAAAACATCATGAACACCCGCATGAATGGCCAAAATGGTCAAaaagaaaaaggagaaaaggaGTCATCCGAGAAGGAGAAGAATCCATTCGATGAGCAGTTACCAGCGTTCAAGTGGGCATCAGTTTATCGCCATCTTTGCCAGTTTTTACGCCCATATGGCGACAGTGGTGAAGGACGGTTGGATTTCTATCATAGGACTCTTAGCAAGGCTGTCAGAAGAAA GTACTTCAAAATGACCACGAATAACCCTGACGGTGATGTGGACATCTATAACCTCTGGGCCAGAATCCTTGctgatttcttcaaatattCCGACGACTGGGACAGAAAGGTGGAAGAATATCCTAACCTTCTGCTGCGTCTGAAAGACGAGGATACGCTGGTGGAATTCCTCTCAAAGTGGGAGGTCATGGACAGGCTTTATAAAAAGGACTTCAGCACCACCCTGTTCTTCTATTGGAGAAAG ATCGGTGGAGGCAAGAGGATGGAAGAGTGTTACATGGCGAAGCTGAAGAACATGGAAAATGATCCTGATGTAACCAAGGAGCAGTTACTGATGAGGATGGAGAAAGTTGCAACAATCTT GCAACAAGAAGGCCAGTATGACGGCTGCAAAGAACTTGCATTGAAGTGTGAAAAGATGATTGAGGAGGATCCGGAATTTGAAGGAAAGATTGAGGTGCATGTAGAGATCTACTACCTGCTCACTAAGCTCTGGGATTCT CTACTCAAACTGCATGAGTTCATGTATCGCAGTATGGTACCAGAAGAGAAAAGGGTAATAGACTATGCAAAGAAAACCATCGAACTCCGACGACAGTTGCAAGGAAAAGATCACAAG TTCCTGTTGGGGAAGCATTTGATTCAGCTTGGCTTTACATCTTCATCATTTGCATTGTGTGGTGGTGACGCAAGCAAGAGCCCTGCCATAGCCAGGCAGGAAGGGAAAGATGCCATCAGTGAAGCAAAGGAAATATTCACTGAG CTGTCTGAACGGGGGATGGTGGCAGAGTGCCTCATGACTGAAGCCATACTGCAAGGCACTCCCAACTCAGAGCAAAGAAGG TTGTATGAAGAGGCAATGGCATTGAGCAAGGAAGTTTACGGGGAGTACAGCGTACTAACTGGACGCCTCTACATCAATACGGGTATCTACTGGGAAGAAACAGGAAACTACAACAAGGCATATGAATTCTTTTCAAACAACTACAGAGTTATGCGAGAAGTGTTTGGGGATGACCACATCAAGACGTCCCGAGCAAAGCACATTTTACAGGAGCCAGCGTATCGACGGATGGCGCTAGAAAGAGGAGATGATGTTCCTGACGCGTAA
- the LOC135488272 gene encoding transportin-3-like, with the protein METAPTLDTVLQALNALYHNPDVVGKEKASVWLGELQRSVFAWQIADQLLQLSQDVESCYFAAQTMRTKIQLAFHELPPNSHQSLRDSLLTHIGKVTPETQAVIVTQLCLALADLALQMASWKCAAKDLIEKFGNNVQHLHFLLEVLTVMPEEINSRSLRLGANRRKELTEELASAAPLVLQLLTACTENGACTVDERLQIKVFRCLGSWFSISAIPQDQIVNSKLLMVPFMALMNKDCPNMLHEAACDCICSAFYSTENQEKNSLLAQSLFQGVMNLPDAYHMSVADEDLDKSINYCRIFTEMGESFLETIAYQPNQGLGDLRTVELILTCVGHHQYEVAEITFNFWYRLSEILYQVDKTDLNECFKPYIQRLIVALCRHCQFDPDHDGIPKESGDFGDFRTRVSELIKDVVFLVGSSSCFAQMFENLKSQATAATWDQSEAALFVMCAVAKNILLEEKDIVPQVLQAILSMPETAHIAVRYTSTQLVGELAEWMDQNPECIDLVLQFLLSCLKQPQLATVAATAIQNVCTACRDRMGTAHFPSILQTVQAVDELHVSNNAAIGLLKGAAMILARLSHDEITEGLKKLCFIQTSCLSKLLETNIVAKYTVGTGSDPTLWLDRLAAIFRHTNPTVMNGEVHPCKPVIEEIWPVLSKTCDLYQDDVRVIERCCRCIRFAVRCVGKGSASLLTPLVTQMVQLYEKHTHSCFLYLGSILVDEYGTETGCVQGLLDMLQAFCRPTFYILEERRGLQYHPDTVDDLFRLCTRFVQRSPVPFLQCTVIKAIICCAIAACGLDHRDANASVMKFLTELAKASRNHEDKEDFQVRKKLILEIFAEHGAALMQSIINACVFCLPSYMIVDVADVVMELMVVDRPAVCKWLEAALKALPTESSGGSVTATHKQLTDFHKAVTIAEEAKQVSVAIRDFARLYR; encoded by the exons GTTTTTGCATGGCAGATTGCTGATCAGCTCCTTCAACTCAGCCAAGATGTTGAGTCCTGCTATTTCGCTGCACAAACTATGAGAACAAAGATACAACTGGCATTTCACGAATTGCCACCAAACTCCCACCAG TCGCTAAGAGATTCTCTATTGACACACATCGGGAAGGTCACACCAGAAACACAGGCAGTGATTGTGACCCAG TTATGTTTGGCGCTTGCAGATCTGGCATTGCAAATGGCGTCTTGGAAGTGTGCCGCAAAGGACTTGATTGAAAAATTTGGAAACAACGTACAGCATCTTCACTTCCTGCTTGAGGTGCTCACTGTCATGCCTGAAGAG ATAAACAGCAGATCCTTGCGTCTCGGTGCTAACCGGCGGAAAGAGTTAACAGAAGAATTGGCTTCAGCAGCTCCTTTGGTGCTCCAACTCTTG ACTGCCTGCACAGAAAATGGTGCATGTACAGTTGATGAACGCCTGCAGATCAAGGTATTTCGGTGTCTGGGTAGCTGGTTTAGTATCAGTGCTATCCCACAAGACCAGATCGTCAATAGCAAACTGCTTATGGTTCCTTTCATGGCCCTG ATGAACAAAGATTGTCCCAATATGTTACATGAAGCTGCCTGTGACTGCATTTGTTCAGCCTTTTACTCAACTGAG AATCAAGAAAAGAACAGCTTATTGGCTCAGTCACTGTTCCAAGGTGTGATGAATTTACCAGACGCCTACCACATGTCAGTGGCAGATGAGGATCTCGACAA GTCAATCAATTACTGTAGGATATTCACTGAAATGGGTGAATCTTTTCTGGAAACGATAGCCTACCAACCAAACCAGGGCCTCGGAGACTTACGGACTGTAGAATTGATATTAACATGTGTCGGACACCATCAGTACGAG GTTGCAGAAATCACATTCAACTTCTGGTATCGACTGTCCGAAATCCTTTACCAAGTAGACAAAACCGATCtgaatgaatgttttaaaccATATATACAACGGCTGATCGTGGCATTGTGTAGGCATTGTCAATTTGACCCTGATCAT GATGGTATCCCAAAAGAATCTGGCGACTTCGGTGATTTCCGAACGCGGGTGTCTGAGCTAATCAAAGATGTTGTGTTCCTGGTTGGGTCGTCGTCATGTTTCGCACAGATGTTTGAGAACCTGAAAAGTCAGGCGACTGCAGCCACTTGGGACCAGTCGGAGGCAGCTTTGTTTGTGATGTGTGCTGTtgccaaaaatattttact GGAAGAAAAAGATATTGTACCGCAAGTGTTGCAAGCGATTCTCTCCATGCCTGAGACTGCCCACATAGCAGTGCGGTACACGAGCACACAACTAGTGGGTGAACTAGCCGAGTGGATGGACCAGAATCCTGAATGCATCG ATCTGGTTCTCCAGTTCTTGTTGTCCTGTTTGAAGCAGCCCCAGCTCGCGACAGTTGCTGCCACAGCCATACAGAATGTTTGTACTGCATGTCGCGACAGAATGGGCACTGCACACTTCCCCAGCATTCTACAGACAGTCCAAGCTGTAGATGAGTTACATGTGTCAAACAATGCTGCTATTGGACTTCTCAAAG GTGCTGCAATGATTCTTGCCCGTCTCAGCCATGATGAGATCACGGAAGGTCTGAAGAAACTCTGCTTCATTCAAACAAGTTGTCTTTCAAAGTTATTAGAAACAAACATTGTTGCTAAATACACCGTCGGTACGGGTTCAGATCCCACGTTATGGCTGGATCGCTTAGCGGCGATTTTCCGTCATACGAACCCGACTGTCATGAACGGTGAAGTGCACCCATGTAAACCTGTGATTGAAGAGATATGGCCAGTGTTGTCAAAGACTTGTGATCTGTACCAAGATGATGTGCGCGTGATCGAGCGGTGCTGTCGGTGTATAAGATTTGCTGTACGGTGTGTTGGGAAAGGTTCTGCATCTCTGCTGACTCCTCTTGTGACACAG atGGTTCAACTGTATGAAAAGCACACACACTCATGTTTCCTCTACCTAGGCAGTATATTAGTGGATGAGTATGGAACTGAGACAGGCTGTGTTCAGGGATTATTAGATATGCTGCAAGCATTCTGCCGACCCACCTTTTATATATTAGAAGAAAGACGTGGACTCCAGTATCACCCTGATACCGTAGATGATCTGTTTAGACTATGCACAAG ATTTGTTCAGAGGAGCCCTGTTCCATTCCTCCAGTGTACTGTGATTAAGGCCATCATCTGCTGTGCAATAGCTGCTTGTGGGCTTGACCATCGGGATGCTAATGCATCAGTTATGAAGTTCTTAACAGAGTTAGCCAAGGCATCAAGAAACCATGAA gacaAAGAAGACTTCCAAGTACGAAAAAAGCTGATTTTGGAGATTTTTGCTGAACATGGTGCAGCCTTGATGCAGTCAATAATAAATGCCTGTGTGTTCTGTCTACCATCCTATATGATTGTGGATGTTGCTGATGTTGTCATGGAACTTATGGTTGTTGACCGACCT gcTGTATGCAAATGGTTAGAGGCTGCCCTGAAGGCATTACCAACAGAGAGTAGTGGTGGATCTGTAACAGCCACTCATAAACAGCTGACAGACTTTCACAAGGCTGTGACAAT TGCTGAAGAAGCCAAACAAGTATCTGTTGCAATTCGAGATTTCGCCCGGCTGTACAGGTGA
- the LOC135488396 gene encoding TPR repeat-containing protein DDB_G0287407-like isoform X2, translated as MGCGASATAAIPPQNTFGIKRDFKVIGVQTDPIKFADSKTTESHGGAQIITIPAGLSHHGVAYGAGGGSILKTPEDAWFAVCEDMEYKGQKLPLKDLVVKRSGWKTVRVFVSSTFKDFHHEREILVKEIFPDLRVWCQKRRIHLVECDLRWGIPKDSTSELTLRTCLGEIDRCYADNVKPFFLNMTSERIGWIPLPGEIPQNLVDEYQWVFGLSVTEMEIVHGAYRKDNPNSIFMLRDDTFLETVPAKHRNVFMDENPIAAEKISVLRNMLESRFPPNRLVRYGCMYQGFSANKIQLTLDTNFRNRIFEFFKERISIQYPLDEGTANDPYFISKEAHDSFMKQRCQNVFGRTEILEKISDYIDAPDTDVPMLILGGPGTGKSSIMAKVADDTVDRALKNRIPGGGKTGWHVFYHFVGAVPGSTDLEMLLKRMMKEIDVLNEANMPTDLEATAQFCCSILANTNTKPVVILIDALNQLDENPIAQVMTWLPRKLAPNVRIIMSMINETPQHVNLKARESKAKEIYAPPLDLKTRKEIVTEYLGMYNKRLDLDQMIGFLGKESSANPLWLSIACEELRMHGDYKGILDKINSFPDDLLDLLSQVLSRLENEQGGKLITATLCLLEVSTKGLLEGELLYLLDGIENIMNTRMNGQNGQKEKGEKESSEKEKNPFDEQLPAFKWASVYRHLCQFLRPYGDSGEGRLDFYHRTLSKAVRRKYFKMTTNNPDGDVDIYNLWARILADFFKYSDDWDRKVEEYPNLLLRLKDEDTLVEFLSKWEVMDRLYKKDFSTTLFFYWRKIGGGKRMEECYMAKLKNMENDPDVTKEQLLMRMEKVATILQQEGQYDGCKELALKCEKMIEEDPEFEGKIEVHVEIYYLLTKLWDSIVKLNEFMTRSQIPEEKRCLEYNKKTIDLRRQLPGKHHKFLLGKHLIQLGFTSSSFALCGGDASKSPAIARQEGKDAISEAKEIFTELSERGMVAECLMTEAILQGTPNSEQRRLYEEAMALSKEVYGEYSVLTGRLYINTGIYWEETGNYNKAYEFFSNNYRVMREVFGDDHIKTSRAKHILQEPAYRRMALERGDDVPDA; from the exons ATGGGTTGTGGGGCTTCAGCAACAGCAGCTATACCTCCTCAAAATACATTCGGAATCAAGAGAGACTTCAAAGTTATAGGCGTTCAAACTGACCCGATAAAGTTTGCAGACTCAAAAACTACTGAATCCCATGGTGGAGCTCAGATTATAACAATTCCTGCTGGATTGAGTCATCATGGTGTAGCCTATGGGGCTGGTGGAGGCTCCATTTTGAAAACACCAGAAGACGCTTG GTTTGCCGTTTGTGAAGATATGGAATACAAAGGCCAAAAGCTTCCTTTGAAAGATCTTGTTGTTAAACGTTCTGGATGGAAGACTGTGCGGGTATTTGTCTCATCAACCTTCAAGGATTTTCATCATGAGAGAGAGATTCTAGTCAAAGAG ATTTTCCCTGACCTTCGGGTTTGGTGTCAAAAAAGAAGAATCCACTTGGTTGAATGTGATCTTAGATGG GGTATACCAAAAGATTCGACCTCAGAGTTGACCCTCAGAACATGTCTCGGTGAAATTGACAGATGTTATGCCGATAACGTGAAGCCATTCTTCTTGAATATGACAAG TGAGAGGATCGGATGGATCCCGCTGCCCGGAGAGATTCCACAGAACCTTGTTGATGAGTACCAGTGGGTGTTTGGTCTGTCGGTAACAGAAATGGAGATAGTCCACGGAGCTTACCGGAAAGACAATCCAAACT CCATATTCATGCTCAGAGATGACACTTTCTTGGAGACAGTCCCGGCCAAACATCGTAATGTGTTCATGGACGAGAACCCAATTGCTGCTGAAAAGATTTCTGTACTTAGGAACATGCTTGAGTCGCGCTTCCCG CCGAATCGCCTTGTCAGATATGGCTGCATGTATCAGGGATTCAGTGCAAACAAGATCCAGTTGACTTTGGACACGAACTTCAGAAACAGG ATCTTTGAGTTCTTCAAGGAACGTATATCAATCCAGTATCCTCTGGATGAAGGGACAGCCAACGATCCGTACTTTATTTCCAAGGAAGCCCACGATTCGTTCATGAAACAAAGATGCCAAAATGTCTTTGGTAGAACAGAGATACTAGAGAAG ATCTCTGATTACATAGATGCACCAGACACAGATGTGCCAATGTTAATACTGGGTGGTCCAGGGACTGGGAAGTCCAGCATCATGGCCAAAGTAGCAGATGACACAGTTGACAGAGCTCTTAAGAATAGGATACCAGG TGGTGGTAAAACTGGCTGGCATGTGTTTTACCATTTTGTTGGAGCTGTGCCTGGTTCCACAGATCTCGAGATGCTTTTGAAGAGAATGATGAaggaaattgatgtcctcaac GAAGCCAACATGCCAACTGACCTTGAGGCTACAGCACAGTTCTGTTGCAGTATCCTGGCAAACACCAACACCAAACCTGTTGTCATACTCATAGATGCCCTCAATCAG CTGGATGAAAATCCTATTGCTCAGGTCATGACCTGGTTGCCACGGAAACTGGCTCCAAATGTACGCATCATTATGAGCATGATAAACGAAACACCCCAACATGTCAATCTCAAAGCAAGGGAAAGCAAGGCAAAGGAAATTTATGCACCACCCCTCGATCTGAAAACTCGGAAG GAAATTGTGACAGAGTACCTTGGAATGTATAACAAGCGTCTCGACCTTGATCAGATGATTGGTTTCCTTGGGAAGGAATCGTCAGCAAACCCTCTCTGGCTCTCCATTGCTTGTGAGGAGCTGAGGATGCATGGTGACTACAAGGGCATCCTGGACAAAATCAACAGCTTTCCTGATGATCTACTGGA CTTACTCAGTCAAGTTCTCAGTCGCCTCGAGAATGAACAAGGGGGAAAACTCATCACCGCTACATTATGCCTCCTCGAAGTCTCAACAAAAGGTCTCTTGGAGGGGGAGTTACTATATCTGCTAGACGGTATTGAAAACATCATGAACACCCGCATGAATGGCCAAAATGGTCAAaaagaaaaaggagaaaaggaGTCATCCGAGAAGGAGAAGAATCCATTCGATGAGCAGTTACCAGCGTTCAAGTGGGCATCAGTTTATCGCCATCTTTGCCAGTTTTTACGCCCATATGGCGACAGTGGTGAAGGACGGTTGGATTTCTATCATAGGACTCTTAGCAAGGCTGTCAGAAGAAA GTACTTCAAAATGACCACGAATAACCCTGACGGTGATGTGGACATCTATAACCTCTGGGCCAGAATCCTTGctgatttcttcaaatattCCGACGACTGGGACAGAAAGGTGGAAGAATATCCTAACCTTCTGCTGCGTCTGAAAGACGAGGATACGCTGGTGGAATTCCTCTCAAAGTGGGAGGTCATGGACAGGCTTTATAAAAAGGACTTCAGCACCACCCTGTTCTTCTATTGGAGAAAG ATCGGTGGAGGCAAGAGGATGGAAGAGTGTTACATGGCGAAGCTGAAGAACATGGAAAATGATCCTGATGTAACCAAGGAGCAGTTACTGATGAGGATGGAGAAAGTTGCAACAATCTT GCAACAAGAAGGCCAGTATGACGGCTGCAAAGAACTTGCATTGAAGTGTGAAAAGATGATTGAGGAGGATCCGGAATTTGAAGGAAAGATTGAGGTGCATGTAGAGATCTACTACCTGCTCACTAAGCTCTGGGATTCT attgtcaaattgaatgagtTCATGACGCGGAGCCAGATACCGGAGGAGAAACGGTGTCTGGAGTATAACAAGAAGACAATAGACTTGAGGAGGCAGCTTCCTGGGAAGCATCACAAG TTCCTGTTGGGGAAGCATTTGATTCAGCTTGGCTTTACATCTTCATCATTTGCATTGTGTGGTGGTGACGCAAGCAAGAGCCCTGCCATAGCCAGGCAGGAAGGGAAAGATGCCATCAGTGAAGCAAAGGAAATATTCACTGAG CTGTCTGAACGGGGGATGGTGGCAGAGTGCCTCATGACTGAAGCCATACTGCAAGGCACTCCCAACTCAGAGCAAAGAAGG TTGTATGAAGAGGCAATGGCATTGAGCAAGGAAGTTTACGGGGAGTACAGCGTACTAACTGGACGCCTCTACATCAATACGGGTATCTACTGGGAAGAAACAGGAAACTACAACAAGGCATATGAATTCTTTTCAAACAACTACAGAGTTATGCGAGAAGTGTTTGGGGATGACCACATCAAGACGTCCCGAGCAAAGCACATTTTACAGGAGCCAGCGTATCGACGGATGGCGCTAGAAAGAGGAGATGATGTTCCTGACGCGTAA